Proteins encoded by one window of Sardina pilchardus chromosome 7, fSarPil1.1, whole genome shotgun sequence:
- the LOC134088207 gene encoding palmitoyltransferase ZDHHC11-like: MRCCDQHLKRTEPAPGSSCNEPVTPAPRSRRNGWSARPTTQQLVSYFTYIYLVVVGFGIYIPLLPSPWDSLAYGHLGFFFVLHLVAHIAAVLIDPAEPIVRARNYASTLPTFDKSQHAHVILDLHCKICDIDVGPRAKHCKACNKCVTDFDHHCKYMNNCVGRRNYWFFFVAVVTAAIGMFLLLLIVLFIIVEHSLNPAILRTAPQFQDYFHTCMSCGTVLSVQSVPVCPGLNNLTWLVFLPLAPVHTSSAGLLVVSCFTFLLTLVFLVVVIHLLGFHIFLLSKKLTTYEYIMKKRQEEKDRDLELGEKQSRPTSAESSKTQPSVDVSVDCESPLPSQASQSSMEYQDERRELALRISMAMCAELKRLGSMTGAQWHEWYRNTSPSKDMTPGEDLSICDTGLKALGESLSWTGLQQVVVVDGEQSREKSAEAAPIIQQPLASSVLAVEQQLSMDTRSESALSQQ; the protein is encoded by the exons ATGAGGTGCTGCGATCAGCACCTGAAGCGGACCGAGCCGGCCCCCGGGAGCAGCTGCAATGAGCCGGTGACCCCTGCACCGCGCTCGCGCCGCAACGGCTGGTCCGCGCGACCCACCACCCAGCAGCTGGTTTCCTACTTCACCTACATTTACTTGGTTGTTGTCGGATTTGGGATCTACATCCCACTGCTGCCCTCCCCATGGGACTCGTTGGCCTATGGT CATCTTGgatttttctttgttcttcacCTGGTTGCCCACATTGCAGCTGTGTTGATAGACCCAGCAGAACCCATTGTGCGCGCTAGAAACTACGCCTCTACCTTGCCGACCTTTGACAAAAGCCAACATGCACATGTCATCCTTGACCTACACTGTAAAATCTGTGATATTGACGT GGGACCTCGAGCTAAACACTGCAAGGCTTGCAACAAATGTGTGACAGACTTTGACCACCACTGCAAATATATGAATAAttgtgtggggaggaggaacTATTG GTTTTTCTTTGTGGCCGTTGTGACTGCTGCTATTGGAATGTTTCTGCTGCTCCTCATTGTTTTGTTCATCATCGTTGAGCACTCTTTGAACCCGGCCATACTCCGCACCGCCCCTCAGTTTCAGG ATTACTTTCACACGTGTATGTCATGCGGCACAGTGCTATCTGTTCAGTCTGTACCTGTCTGTCCAGGTCTGAATAACTTGACATGGTTGGTGTTCCTCCCACTGGCTCCTGTGCACACCAGCTCCGCTGGACTCTTGGTAGTGAGCTGCTTCACCTTTTTACTGACGTTGGTTTTCTTGGTGGTTGTGATTCACCTGCTGGGATTTCATATATTTCTCT TGTCAAAGAAGCTTACCACATACGAGTACATCATGAAAAAGCGGCAAGAAGAGAAGGATCGTGATTTGGAATTGGGAGAGAAGCAATCCCGACCCACAAGTGCGGAATCATCAAAG acacagccttCTGTGGATGTATCTGTGGACTGTGAATCACCTTTGCCCAGTCAAGCCAGTCAAAGCAG CATGGAGTACCAGGATGAAAGGAGGGAACTTGCCCTGCGCATCTCTATGGCGATGTGTGCAGAG CTGAAGCGTCTTGGTTCAATGACAGGAGCTCAATGGCACGAATGGTACAGAAACACCAGCCCATCCAAGGACATGACGCCAG GGGAGGATTTGTCGATTTGTGACACCGGTTTGAAGGCCCTCGGTGAGTCCCTCAGCTGGACTGGACTAcagcaggtggtggtggtggatggagaGCAGAGCCGTGAGAAGTCTGCGGAAGCGGCTCCTATTATCCAGCAGCCCCTGGCCAGCTCTGTCTTGGCAGTTGAGCAGCAGCTGAGCATGGACACAAGGTCCGAGTCGGCCCTCTCCCAGCAGTGA